From Streptomyces zhihengii, the proteins below share one genomic window:
- a CDS encoding bifunctional 3'-5' exonuclease/DNA polymerase: MDERWAVAAAEGDGARLVPLGPDGLPAGPVLDEPDLAEAVRSRPGVGRWVWRATAGVYPRLLAAGVRVERCYDIEDAELLLLGHEGRLGEPRSAAAAWARLHNAPVPPDPPARAAVPGAQSPLFEPLQPDVPLEALLEVYADQQRRHGATAHPGRMRLLTAAESAGMLVAAEMHRAGLPWRADVHRAVLGELLGERYAGGGEPRRLAELADEVSAAFGHRVRPDLPADVVRAFARAGIKVGSTRRWELEGIAHPAVEPLIRYKKLYRIWTAHGWSWLQDWVRDGRFRPEYVPGGTVSGRWTTNGGGALQIPKVIRRAVVADEGWRLVVADADQMEPRVLAAISRDPGLMEVAGHEGDLYTALSDRAFSGDRAHAKLALLGAVYGQTSGDGLKNLAALRRRFPRAVAYVDDAARAGEEGRVVRTWLGRTSPRAPGAEEDGEAGIPQEGEEAPGRTGTSDSRAWGRFTRNFVVQGSAADWALLMLAALRRAIAPLRAELVFFQHDEVVVHCPAEEADEVARAIREAGELAGRIAFGETPVRFPFTVAVVGCYADAKE, translated from the coding sequence ATGGACGAGCGGTGGGCCGTGGCGGCGGCCGAGGGGGACGGGGCCCGCCTCGTCCCCCTCGGCCCCGACGGCCTGCCCGCGGGGCCCGTCCTCGACGAACCGGACCTGGCGGAGGCCGTCCGCTCGCGGCCCGGGGTCGGCCGCTGGGTGTGGCGGGCCACGGCCGGCGTCTACCCGCGGCTGCTCGCCGCCGGGGTGCGCGTCGAGCGCTGCTACGACATCGAGGACGCCGAGCTGCTGCTGCTCGGCCACGAGGGCCGGCTCGGAGAGCCCCGCTCGGCGGCCGCGGCCTGGGCCCGGCTGCACAACGCCCCCGTCCCGCCGGACCCGCCCGCCCGCGCGGCCGTCCCCGGCGCCCAGTCACCGCTCTTCGAGCCGCTCCAGCCCGATGTGCCCCTGGAGGCGCTGCTGGAGGTGTACGCCGACCAGCAGCGCCGCCACGGGGCGACGGCGCACCCCGGGCGGATGCGGCTGCTCACGGCGGCCGAGTCGGCGGGGATGCTGGTGGCCGCGGAGATGCACCGGGCGGGGCTGCCCTGGCGGGCCGACGTCCACCGCGCCGTGCTGGGCGAGCTGCTCGGCGAGCGGTACGCGGGCGGCGGCGAGCCGCGGCGGCTGGCGGAGCTGGCCGACGAGGTGTCCGCGGCGTTCGGGCACCGGGTGCGGCCGGATCTGCCGGCGGACGTCGTCCGGGCCTTCGCCCGGGCGGGGATCAAGGTCGGGTCCACCCGGCGCTGGGAGCTGGAGGGGATCGCGCACCCGGCCGTCGAGCCGCTGATCCGCTACAAGAAGCTGTACCGCATCTGGACGGCCCACGGCTGGAGCTGGCTCCAGGACTGGGTGCGCGACGGCCGCTTCCGCCCCGAGTACGTGCCCGGCGGCACGGTCTCCGGCCGGTGGACGACCAACGGGGGCGGCGCGCTCCAGATCCCGAAGGTGATCCGGCGTGCCGTGGTCGCGGACGAGGGCTGGCGTCTCGTGGTGGCCGACGCCGACCAGATGGAGCCCCGGGTGCTGGCGGCGATCTCCCGCGACCCGGGCCTGATGGAGGTGGCGGGCCACGAGGGCGACCTCTACACGGCCCTGTCGGACCGGGCCTTCTCCGGGGACCGCGCGCACGCCAAGCTGGCGCTGCTCGGCGCCGTCTACGGGCAGACCTCCGGGGACGGCCTGAAGAACCTGGCCGCGCTGCGGCGCCGGTTCCCCCGGGCCGTCGCCTATGTCGACGACGCCGCCCGGGCCGGTGAGGAGGGCCGCGTCGTCCGGACGTGGCTCGGCCGCACCAGCCCCCGCGCGCCGGGCGCGGAGGAGGACGGGGAGGCGGGCATCCCGCAGGAGGGCGAGGAGGCGCCGGGGCGCACGGGCACCTCCGACTCCCGCGCCTGGGGCCGCTTCACCAGGAACTTCGTGGTGCAGGGCAGCGCGGCCGACTGGGCGCTGCTGATGCTGGCCGCGCTGCGCAGGGCCATCGCGCCGCTCCGCGCGGAGCTGGTGTTCTTCCAGCACGACGAGGTGGTGGTGCACTGCCCCGCCGAGGAGGCGGACGAGGTCGCCCGGGCGATCCGGGAGGCGGGGGAGCTCGCGGGGCGCATCGCCTTCGGCGAGACGCCGGTGCGCTTCCCGTTCACCGTCGCGGTGGTGGGCTGCTACGCCGACGCGAAGGAGTGA
- the wrbA gene encoding NAD(P)H:quinone oxidoreductase has protein sequence MTNVAVIYYSATGSVHSLAVAAAEAAEKAGAEVRLRRVAELASEEAVASNPTWAAHRDATRDVAVAGLEDLEWADVLLFGTPTRYGLPAAQLKQFIDGTGTLWFQGKLVNKVVSSFTSTTQTHGGQESTLLALNNTFYHWGAIIVAPGYADAVQFDIKNGNPYGTSHVAYHQDLPGAENLAAVGFQARRAVEIGTALRRGLRAAA, from the coding sequence GTGACGAACGTCGCCGTCATCTACTACTCGGCCACCGGGAGCGTCCACAGCCTGGCCGTCGCCGCCGCCGAGGCCGCCGAGAAGGCCGGCGCCGAGGTCCGGCTGCGCCGGGTCGCCGAACTGGCCTCCGAGGAGGCCGTCGCCTCCAACCCCACCTGGGCCGCCCACCGCGACGCCACCCGGGACGTGGCCGTCGCGGGCCTGGAGGACCTGGAGTGGGCCGATGTGCTCCTCTTCGGCACCCCCACCCGCTACGGCCTGCCCGCGGCCCAGCTCAAGCAGTTCATCGACGGCACGGGCACCCTGTGGTTCCAGGGCAAGCTGGTGAACAAGGTCGTCTCCTCGTTCACCTCGACGACGCAGACCCACGGCGGCCAGGAGAGCACCCTCCTCGCCCTCAACAACACCTTCTACCACTGGGGCGCGATCATCGTGGCGCCCGGCTACGCGGACGCCGTGCAGTTCGACATCAAGAACGGCAACCCGTACGGCACCAGCCATGTCGCCTACCACCAGGACCTCCCCGGCGCGGAGAACCTGGCCGCCGTCGGCTTCCAGGCCCGCCGCGCCGTGGAGATCGGCACCGCGCTCCGGCGCGGTCTCCGGGCCGCGGCCTGA
- a CDS encoding SigE family RNA polymerase sigma factor yields the protein MKASRAEQYRDFAAGRATHLYRSACLLTGGDTHLAEDLVQETLGRMYLVWGRISRIDNPAGYAQTVLVRAFLTHRRRRSAAERPVGDLPDSPPATGDDPDLRLALLGALGTLAPKDRAVVVLRYWEDRSVEETAEAMQASPAAVRTRTVRALARLREQLGGSLVEFASR from the coding sequence ATGAAAGCGTCCAGAGCCGAGCAGTACCGGGATTTCGCGGCCGGCCGGGCCACCCATCTCTACCGGTCGGCGTGCCTGCTGACCGGCGGCGACACCCATCTCGCCGAGGACCTGGTGCAGGAGACCCTGGGGCGGATGTACCTGGTGTGGGGGCGGATCTCCCGCATCGACAACCCGGCGGGCTACGCGCAGACCGTGCTCGTCCGCGCCTTCCTCACCCACCGGCGCCGCCGTTCCGCCGCCGAGCGGCCCGTCGGCGACCTCCCCGACTCCCCGCCGGCCACCGGGGACGACCCCGATCTCCGGCTGGCCCTGCTCGGCGCGCTCGGGACGCTCGCGCCGAAGGACCGGGCGGTGGTGGTGCTGCGGTACTGGGAGGACCGCAGCGTCGAGGAGACCGCCGAGGCCATGCAGGCCAGTCCTGCGGCCGTGCGCACCAGGACGGTGCGGGCGCTGGCCAGGCTCCGCGAGCAACTGGGCGGCAGTCTCGTGGAGTTCGCCTCCCGCTGA
- a CDS encoding BTAD domain-containing putative transcriptional regulator, with protein MALRRRAGARPPRRTGTRTGRAGGGVPAARGVPPAAHAGALHRTGRQAEALGVYRALHRTLVGELGVDPGPAVREAHAEVLRGPFGALRPPVPRADHRFADGA; from the coding sequence GTGGCGCTACGACGCCGAGCTGGAGCTCGGCCGCCACGACGGACTGGCACCCGAACTGGCCGCGCTGGTGGCGGAGTTCCCGCTGCGCGAGGCGTTCCACCGGCAGCTCATGCTGGCGCCCTGCACCGCACGGGCCGGCAGGCCGAGGCGCTCGGCGTGTACCGGGCGCTGCACCGCACCCTGGTCGGGGAACTGGGTGTCGACCCGGGCCCCGCGGTCCGGGAGGCGCACGCCGAGGTGCTGCGCGGGCCCTTCGGCGCCCTCCGCCCGCCGGTGCCGCGAGCCGACCACAGATTCGCCGACGGAGCCTGA
- a CDS encoding polysaccharide lyase family 8 super-sandwich domain-containing protein, whose translation MHFSRRALLSLFPAATVLAVAAPGAQAAPPPGAAAAGGAADRARLLANTLAVFAGTEESNARPEVAAKLAAVEATALTRLAAMDGAGAGEIFRGMPLGTSDPDLARTYQYLCEIALAVRAPGPAPSRVRGDRAVAARVIDALVRLHDTWYGDQSRGYYGNWFTWEIGISTQVGKCLVLLRDEIAAHRPDLPAVYTASMDAYLRNGSDGDVDLDSRFHTGANLADITTNRILQGAVLGDDARIAKAVADQLTVFATIDPYELRHGVTDGFYADGSFIQHASVAYTGSYGKGLLTRVVQTVKILDGTGWSGGGELPGTVRRWVTDGFAPLIHEGWMMEAVKGRGVSRTGTGYADTAAVVEAVVDLCAHVPPGEAEALAGWVKQVHGTSPAPLNPAAFVSPVSVARYADVLASSVPARDLTPPAHHAAFNAMDRTVHRRPGWTFALSRTSSRISRYEYMSGENLTPWFQGDGAHHLYLSGQDQSRVYGIDHLTVVDPLRLAGVTAPVEPRRTVPELYGTLWYDNPERGFTASSEAQNTYVYFPRGTEAHSGGARLGAYGTAAMVLGDDAAYAADRAGLLPDDFVTHRGARGTKSWFMFDDEIVVLAAGVGDPAGRPVTTTLDTRIAAPDTEVALTGELRGGAPWEGTGTAPLAWLRWADPAEDTAVGYALLSGPPVTAGLATVTRSRRTVRLTNPDTPVTRQVFTLGVDQRAGGPPVSFAYALVPGATARRLRSYAGGPLTVLANTTRLQAVRHARLGLLAVNTFTPGTHRTAGLAVDGPASVLVRRTPDGATSLAVADPTTERDTVSVTLHGRRLRAVHADPGVRAVPVPGGTRVEVTTRHRYGRSLEATLRP comes from the coding sequence GTGCACTTCTCTCGTCGCGCCCTGCTGTCCCTCTTCCCCGCGGCGACCGTGCTCGCCGTGGCCGCCCCCGGAGCGCAGGCCGCGCCACCGCCGGGCGCCGCCGCCGCGGGCGGGGCCGCCGACCGGGCGCGGCTGCTGGCCAACACCCTCGCCGTGTTCGCCGGGACCGAGGAGTCCAACGCCCGGCCCGAGGTCGCCGCCAAGCTCGCCGCCGTCGAGGCGACGGCGCTGACCCGGCTGGCCGCGATGGACGGCGCGGGAGCGGGCGAGATCTTCCGCGGCATGCCGCTGGGCACCAGCGACCCGGACCTCGCGCGGACGTACCAGTACCTCTGCGAGATCGCGCTCGCCGTCCGCGCCCCCGGCCCCGCCCCGTCCCGGGTGCGCGGCGACCGGGCGGTCGCCGCGCGGGTGATCGACGCGCTGGTCCGGCTGCACGACACCTGGTACGGCGACCAGTCCCGGGGCTACTACGGCAACTGGTTCACCTGGGAGATCGGCATCTCCACCCAGGTCGGCAAGTGCCTGGTCCTGCTGCGGGACGAGATCGCCGCCCACCGCCCCGACCTGCCGGCCGTCTACACCGCGTCGATGGACGCCTATCTGCGCAACGGCAGCGACGGCGACGTCGATCTCGACTCCCGCTTCCACACCGGCGCCAACCTCGCCGACATCACCACCAACCGGATCCTCCAGGGAGCCGTGCTCGGCGACGACGCCCGGATCGCCAAGGCCGTCGCCGACCAGCTCACGGTGTTCGCCACCATCGACCCGTACGAGCTGCGGCACGGTGTCACCGACGGCTTCTACGCGGACGGCTCCTTCATCCAGCACGCCTCCGTGGCCTACACCGGCTCGTACGGCAAGGGGCTGCTGACGCGGGTCGTGCAGACCGTCAAGATCCTCGACGGGACGGGCTGGTCGGGCGGCGGCGAGCTTCCCGGCACGGTGCGCCGCTGGGTCACCGACGGGTTCGCCCCGCTGATCCACGAGGGCTGGATGATGGAGGCGGTCAAGGGCCGGGGGGTGTCACGGACCGGGACCGGCTACGCCGACACCGCGGCCGTCGTGGAGGCCGTCGTCGACCTCTGCGCCCATGTGCCGCCCGGCGAGGCCGAGGCCCTGGCCGGCTGGGTCAAGCAGGTGCACGGGACCTCGCCGGCCCCGCTGAACCCGGCCGCCTTCGTCTCCCCGGTGAGCGTCGCCCGCTACGCCGACGTCCTCGCCTCCTCCGTCCCGGCGCGGGACCTCACCCCGCCCGCCCACCACGCCGCCTTCAACGCCATGGACCGGACCGTCCACCGGCGCCCCGGCTGGACCTTCGCGCTGTCCCGCACCTCCTCGCGGATCAGCAGGTACGAGTACATGAGCGGCGAGAACCTGACGCCCTGGTTCCAGGGCGACGGCGCCCACCACCTCTACCTGTCGGGCCAGGACCAGAGCCGCGTGTACGGGATCGACCACCTCACCGTCGTCGACCCGCTGCGGCTCGCCGGGGTCACCGCCCCCGTGGAACCCCGCCGCACCGTCCCCGAGCTGTACGGCACCCTCTGGTACGACAACCCGGAGCGCGGCTTCACGGCCTCCTCCGAGGCGCAGAACACCTACGTCTACTTCCCGCGCGGCACCGAAGCCCACTCGGGCGGGGCCCGGCTCGGCGCGTACGGCACCGCCGCGATGGTCCTCGGCGACGACGCCGCGTACGCCGCGGACCGCGCCGGGCTGCTGCCCGACGACTTCGTCACCCACCGCGGCGCGCGGGGCACCAAGTCGTGGTTCATGTTCGACGACGAGATCGTCGTGCTCGCCGCCGGTGTGGGCGACCCGGCCGGCCGGCCGGTGACCACCACCCTCGACACCCGGATCGCGGCACCGGACACCGAGGTCGCCCTCACCGGCGAACTCCGCGGCGGCGCGCCCTGGGAGGGCACCGGCACCGCACCGCTGGCCTGGCTGCGCTGGGCCGATCCCGCCGAGGACACCGCCGTCGGCTACGCCCTGCTCTCCGGTCCGCCCGTCACCGCCGGCCTCGCCACCGTGACCCGCAGCCGCCGGACGGTACGGCTCACCAACCCGGACACCCCGGTCACCAGGCAGGTCTTCACCCTCGGCGTCGACCAGCGGGCCGGCGGCCCGCCGGTCTCCTTCGCCTACGCGCTGGTGCCGGGTGCCACGGCCCGCCGGCTGCGGTCGTACGCGGGCGGACCGCTGACGGTGCTCGCCAACACCACCCGGCTCCAGGCCGTCCGCCACGCCCGTCTCGGGCTGCTCGCCGTGAACACCTTCACGCCCGGGACGCACCGCACCGCGGGCCTGGCGGTCGACGGCCCGGCGTCCGTCCTCGTCCGCAGGACCCCGGACGGCGCGACCTCGCTCGCCGTCGCCGACCCCACGACGGAGCGCGACACCGTGTCGGTCACCCTGCACGGCCGCCGGCTGCGGGCGGTCCACGCCGACCCGGGCGTCCGCGCCGTCCCCGTGCCCGGCGGCACCCGCGTCGAGGTGACGACCCGTCACCGCTACGGCCGGAGCCTGGAGGCGACACTGCGGCCGTGA